The following are encoded together in the Flammeovirga agarivorans genome:
- a CDS encoding PD-(D/E)XK nuclease family protein — translation MSQPYQIPFLQTVAQKILDNHSGNLNNILVVLPSRRAGMYFKQYFGNVITKVTIAPPVLSMEGFAERFSKLVKADNVTLLFELYKVYKEENKDITIEKFAPLGKSLLSEFNMIDNNMTEEEAQKMFEHLNESKAIDHWAEGLSEEEAESFKKNWKNSNSSMTDFLAFWQNLSSSYTKFKASLAAKGIAYGGMLFREAYDHLAERINELGIDKVIFAGFSQMSGIEQSIVQYLTDLGKAQTYFDTDKRYHHSNKKHEAGYYLRRYVNGFAAQHHDYAVDQFSSHEKKVNFKAVSSIVGEVKFAGEWLASLLDTPDKRKEFVETLNHTAILLPDETVLPALLKSLPDIPFENGKTLAELTNITMGMSYEKTPFFDLITEIFKLKERVIFKDGQYCAYFKNVQNILRHPFFNSNYREIDVITGSILEDITKKNYINVPLDYLVEASGSLDIFKVVFKNWGNDYVSYIEHFQELINALLEMFKDVLKIEAPDPSRSIKISDSTFSYEEELLSILYDHLKHLYRVLPAFFPEKKELPIFVFKTLLMELLRGTKVPFTGVPIAPLQIMGMLESRALDFKNVLILSCNEGILPTKKSVEAIIPFDVRAQYGLPTYQDKNAAFAYTFYRLFHRSENLMFSYLDANAGNDIGEMSRLLLQVKEEMLDDPQFRLTTSDTSAAWMLAKADKTMGAPVEIVKSDVLKEKILRRLKRGVSPSAINSFIRNPLTFIDEKVIDLKEEDEIEEDLDNRSFGNLIHLSLEWGLRRMAGLDDKDENTPFVLRKEDFDKALKDKEFIPNVIQAAALEEKVELVKGQNLLLKAVAENLLQRYFKKQIEEIEKSTSKAIGIIGLEKYVTHNLKVDVEGEEIEIRLSGMADRIDVIDGQLRVVDYKSGGYQRSDMDVSDWNDILEDDHKGKFLQLSLYQYLLTSASADKSNEDFHKLIGAANRVLVKNGLPEVDLSLAIKSGFYFFRKINDGLIVCKEGQPIGGEEMEFLPKTEKLLENWTKRLLDTSSIIEDVI, via the coding sequence ATGTCTCAACCTTATCAAATTCCATTTTTACAAACCGTTGCTCAAAAGATTCTAGATAATCACTCGGGAAATCTAAACAATATCCTTGTTGTGTTACCTTCTAGAAGAGCTGGGATGTATTTTAAGCAGTACTTTGGAAATGTAATTACGAAAGTAACTATAGCTCCTCCTGTTTTATCGATGGAAGGTTTCGCCGAAAGGTTTTCGAAATTGGTAAAGGCAGATAATGTGACCTTACTGTTTGAACTTTATAAAGTATATAAAGAAGAAAATAAGGATATCACAATCGAGAAATTTGCTCCTTTAGGAAAATCATTGCTTTCCGAATTCAACATGATTGATAATAACATGACGGAGGAAGAAGCTCAGAAAATGTTTGAACATTTAAATGAGTCAAAAGCGATAGATCATTGGGCAGAGGGACTTTCAGAAGAAGAAGCAGAATCGTTTAAAAAGAATTGGAAAAACTCTAATTCATCGATGACAGATTTTTTAGCCTTTTGGCAAAATTTGTCTTCTTCTTATACCAAGTTTAAAGCGTCATTAGCTGCAAAAGGGATTGCCTATGGAGGCATGCTTTTTAGAGAAGCTTATGACCACTTAGCAGAGAGAATCAATGAGTTAGGAATTGATAAAGTAATATTTGCTGGTTTTTCTCAAATGAGTGGTATTGAACAGAGTATTGTTCAGTATCTAACAGATTTAGGAAAGGCTCAAACCTATTTTGATACAGACAAAAGGTATCATCACTCTAATAAGAAACATGAGGCAGGTTACTATTTAAGAAGGTATGTTAATGGTTTTGCAGCACAGCACCATGATTATGCTGTCGATCAATTTTCATCGCATGAAAAGAAGGTCAATTTTAAGGCAGTAAGTAGTATTGTTGGTGAAGTGAAATTTGCAGGAGAATGGCTTGCTTCATTATTAGATACCCCAGATAAAAGAAAAGAGTTTGTAGAAACATTAAATCATACAGCGATTCTTTTACCTGATGAAACGGTTTTACCTGCGTTGCTAAAATCTCTACCTGATATACCGTTTGAGAACGGTAAAACGCTAGCAGAACTTACCAATATCACGATGGGTATGAGTTATGAAAAAACTCCTTTCTTTGATTTGATTACAGAGATTTTCAAGTTAAAAGAAAGAGTGATTTTTAAAGATGGTCAGTATTGTGCTTACTTTAAAAATGTACAGAATATACTCCGTCACCCATTCTTTAATAGTAATTACAGAGAGATTGACGTGATTACAGGTAGCATCCTTGAAGACATCACTAAGAAAAACTATATCAATGTACCTTTAGATTACTTGGTGGAAGCTTCGGGTAGTCTTGATATTTTTAAAGTAGTCTTTAAAAATTGGGGTAACGACTATGTTAGCTACATTGAACATTTCCAAGAGTTGATCAATGCATTATTAGAAATGTTTAAGGATGTTTTAAAAATAGAAGCTCCAGATCCTTCTCGATCAATCAAGATTTCTGATTCTACATTTAGTTATGAAGAAGAGTTGTTAAGTATTCTGTATGATCACCTTAAGCATTTGTACAGAGTGTTGCCTGCATTCTTTCCAGAGAAGAAAGAACTACCCATTTTTGTCTTTAAAACATTACTGATGGAGTTATTACGAGGAACGAAAGTACCTTTTACAGGGGTTCCAATTGCTCCATTACAAATTATGGGTATGCTAGAAAGTAGAGCACTAGATTTCAAAAATGTACTGATTTTATCATGTAATGAAGGAATACTGCCTACCAAAAAATCTGTAGAAGCAATTATTCCATTTGATGTTCGAGCACAATACGGTTTACCTACGTATCAAGATAAAAACGCAGCATTTGCTTATACTTTTTACCGATTATTCCATCGCTCAGAAAATCTAATGTTTAGCTACCTCGATGCCAATGCAGGAAACGACATTGGAGAAATGAGTAGGTTATTATTACAGGTAAAAGAAGAAATGTTGGATGATCCTCAATTTCGCCTAACTACTTCAGATACATCTGCCGCATGGATGTTGGCAAAAGCAGATAAAACTATGGGAGCCCCTGTAGAAATTGTAAAATCTGATGTATTGAAAGAAAAGATTCTTCGACGATTGAAAAGAGGTGTCAGTCCATCTGCCATAAATTCTTTTATTCGAAATCCACTAACATTTATCGATGAAAAAGTAATTGATTTAAAAGAAGAAGACGAAATCGAAGAAGACTTGGACAACCGTAGTTTTGGTAATCTAATTCACTTGTCTTTGGAATGGGGATTAAGAAGAATGGCAGGGCTAGACGATAAAGATGAAAACACCCCTTTTGTTTTAAGAAAAGAAGACTTTGATAAAGCATTAAAGGATAAAGAGTTTATTCCCAATGTAATTCAAGCAGCAGCTTTAGAAGAAAAGGTGGAGTTGGTGAAAGGGCAGAACTTATTACTTAAGGCTGTAGCAGAGAATTTACTCCAAAGGTATTTTAAAAAGCAAATTGAAGAGATTGAAAAATCGACCTCAAAAGCTATAGGAATTATAGGGCTAGAAAAATACGTGACGCATAACTTAAAGGTTGATGTGGAAGGTGAAGAAATTGAAATTCGTCTTTCGGGTATGGCAGATAGAATAGATGTTATAGACGGACAATTAAGAGTGGTAGATTATAAATCTGGGGGCTACCAAAGATCAGATATGGACGTTAGTGATTGGAATGATATTTTGGAGGACGATCATAAAGGTAAGTTTTTACAGCTTTCATTATATCAATATTTATTGACATCCGCATCGGCTGATAAATCTAATGAGGATTTTCATAAATTAATTGGTGCAGCAAACCGTGTTTTAGTAAAGAATGGGCTTCCAGAAGTTGACCTATCGCTAGCTATAAAATCAGGTTTTTACTTTTTCAGAAAAATCAATGATGGTTTGATTGTTTGTAAGGAAGGACAACCTATTGGAGGCGAAGAAATGGAGTTTTTACCTAAAACAGAGAAGCTCCTCGAAAATTGGACAAAAAGACTACTTGACACATCATCTATTATAGAAGATGTAATTTGA
- a CDS encoding LytR/AlgR family response regulator transcription factor, with product MKYLIIEDEMYNAEMLELMVQTLRPNWTLVEKIDKVSTAIAWFTKYPNSCDVIFMDIQLKDGISFSIFDQVHIPQPIIFTTAFNQYAIQAFEVNSIDYLLKPVDEIKLGKSIDKLEASITTNKSDEIDYQLILSAIQGEKKEYRKRFLIQGAQAFYKLDVNEIAYLKSESNITTAVLFNGKEFILHHTMESLESQLDPKDFFRVNRSCIVNIQSIKSFENHFGGKLAVFLTTKEQPEIMISRLKANTFKMWIDQ from the coding sequence ATGAAATATTTAATTATAGAAGATGAAATGTATAATGCCGAAATGCTGGAACTAATGGTTCAGACACTTCGCCCAAATTGGACTTTAGTAGAAAAAATTGATAAAGTAAGTACAGCCATTGCATGGTTTACAAAATATCCCAACTCTTGTGATGTTATATTTATGGATATACAGCTCAAAGATGGAATATCATTCTCTATTTTCGATCAAGTACATATCCCGCAACCTATCATTTTTACTACAGCATTTAATCAATATGCCATTCAGGCTTTTGAAGTAAATAGTATAGACTACTTATTAAAACCTGTAGATGAAATTAAACTAGGAAAGTCTATCGATAAACTAGAAGCGAGTATCACTACCAATAAGTCCGACGAGATTGATTATCAATTGATATTATCTGCAATTCAAGGAGAGAAAAAGGAATACCGTAAACGCTTTCTTATTCAAGGAGCACAGGCATTTTATAAATTAGATGTCAACGAAATTGCTTATTTAAAAAGTGAATCGAACATCACAACAGCAGTACTTTTTAACGGAAAAGAATTTATTCTTCACCATACTATGGAAAGCTTAGAATCCCAGTTAGATCCTAAAGATTTCTTTAGAGTTAACCGAAGTTGTATTGTGAATATTCAAAGTATTAAGAGTTTCGAAAATCATTTTGGAGGTAAGTTGGCTGTATTTTTAACGACAAAAGAACAACCCGAAATTATGATAAGCCGATTAAAGGCTAATACTTTTAAAATGTGGATTGATCAATAA
- a CDS encoding sensor histidine kinase, with protein sequence MIHKPDNIYTYKSICNRILLTVILGIISNYGLLELMGGPPEGINVLTPFIAGTIFYVILVESVIWIDKQLEKKIPFTPKNFRRRILSQLGYSSISAIIILCALMLLIRFPNYERDTIIATVLFFLVSIIVFISISFIFLLFRIINKGIEMISEVEKLKVEKLEMSYRALQDQLNPHFFFNNLSILKSLIFLKKEEEAKDFITNFSNISRYALQHSDWVTIQVKEEIEFVKQYTSIHQERAKNSIVLEIELSDKSLNKELPPMTLQLLIENAIKHNIADETTPLKIKIFEDDQQMVVQNTLNEKPSAYSTKKGLENLKNRFAILVDKPILIEKSSTHFTVKLPLV encoded by the coding sequence ATGATTCACAAACCTGATAATATATATACCTATAAATCAATCTGTAATAGAATATTACTTACAGTGATATTAGGAATTATATCAAACTATGGACTACTAGAATTAATGGGAGGACCTCCCGAAGGAATAAATGTTTTAACCCCATTTATAGCAGGAACCATATTTTATGTAATCTTAGTAGAATCTGTTATATGGATTGATAAACAATTAGAGAAAAAGATTCCTTTTACGCCAAAAAACTTTCGAAGAAGAATTCTTAGTCAGCTTGGGTACTCTTCCATTTCGGCCATAATTATCTTATGTGCTCTAATGCTATTAATTCGATTTCCGAACTATGAAAGAGATACCATCATTGCTACAGTTTTATTTTTCTTAGTTTCCATTATCGTATTTATTTCCATAAGTTTTATCTTCCTTTTGTTTCGTATCATCAATAAAGGAATTGAAATGATTTCGGAAGTAGAAAAATTGAAAGTCGAGAAACTTGAGATGAGTTATAGGGCTTTACAGGATCAGCTTAACCCCCACTTCTTTTTTAATAATCTGAGTATCTTAAAATCATTGATTTTTCTGAAAAAAGAAGAAGAGGCCAAAGACTTTATCACCAATTTTTCCAACATCAGTAGATATGCCTTACAGCATTCTGATTGGGTAACTATACAAGTAAAAGAAGAAATTGAATTTGTAAAGCAGTATACATCTATACATCAAGAAAGAGCAAAAAATAGTATCGTTTTAGAGATAGAACTTTCTGATAAAAGCTTGAATAAAGAATTGCCCCCGATGACTTTACAACTACTTATAGAAAATGCCATCAAACACAATATAGCCGATGAAACTACCCCTTTAAAAATTAAGATTTTTGAAGATGATCAACAGATGGTCGTTCAGAATACGTTGAATGAAAAACCTTCTGCTTACTCAACGAAAAAGGGACTAGAAAACTTAAAGAATAGATTTGCGATTCTTGTTGATAAACCTATCTTAATAGAAAAATCCTCTACCCATTTCACCGTAAAATTACCACTAGTCTAA
- a CDS encoding peptidylprolyl isomerase — MKAIIKTEKGDMTAELFVNDAPNTVANFVDLAEHNFYDGLNFHRVIPNFVIQGGCPNGVGNGGPGYRIACELDGDNQYHDRGVLSMAHAGRNTGGSQFFICHSRDQTSHLDRNHTCFGKVIENVDIVDDVRQGDKILSIEIVREEGDPELGEVKKM; from the coding sequence ATGAAAGCAATCATCAAGACTGAAAAAGGAGACATGACAGCTGAATTGTTTGTGAACGATGCTCCAAACACAGTAGCAAATTTCGTAGATCTTGCAGAGCATAACTTCTATGATGGTTTAAATTTCCATAGAGTAATCCCTAACTTCGTAATTCAAGGTGGTTGCCCTAACGGTGTTGGTAATGGTGGTCCTGGTTACAGAATCGCATGTGAATTAGATGGCGATAACCAATATCATGATAGAGGTGTTCTTTCAATGGCACATGCAGGTAGAAATACAGGTGGTTCTCAATTTTTTATCTGCCACAGCCGTGACCAAACTTCTCACTTAGATCGTAACCATACTTGTTTCGGTAAAGTAATTGAGAATGTAGACATCGTTGATGATGTTCGTCAAGGAGATAAAATTCTTTCTATCGAAATCGTAAGAGAGGAAGGAGATCCTGAATTAGGAGAAGTAAAGAAAATGTAA
- a CDS encoding tetratricopeptide repeat protein yields MSSIPIDTLKCKYSFVIYLITFLGVFSFQEAKSQTSLPALEDVDMLMTNLTVQLEITSGIDAMYNFDFKVAEGQFHWLKSHYPEHPLPYFLLGLTQWWKIVPNIENTAYDEAFFTYMDSAIYYADIMYKKDKDDPEALFILAGTWAFEGRLNGERHNWTKATFSVRKALNYFDKLKSMPKSELTPELLYGDGLYNYYVEWIKENYKMLRAVMWMFDSGDKELGIEQLETCGKEAFYTRIEAMYYLMKVHSSKGGKMIRAIQISEYLHEKYPNNPYFQRYYARLLYYSGRYPQLYKVSKSLLERVEQHQVGYEEMSGRYACFYLGAYYRDYLGDRKTAAEYYRKAIEYVEAIKDYGSGYYHYSLAALARDAKKDGDFELANEYYSKLQMYAVGRKKLQTEAKQFKKEYKKLRKQRKKEERNS; encoded by the coding sequence ATGTCTTCTATACCTATCGATACATTAAAATGTAAGTATAGTTTTGTCATCTATCTCATCACTTTTCTTGGTGTTTTTTCCTTCCAAGAAGCCAAATCGCAGACGAGTTTACCTGCTTTGGAAGATGTAGATATGCTAATGACAAATTTAACGGTGCAATTAGAAATTACATCGGGTATTGATGCTATGTACAACTTTGACTTTAAAGTTGCAGAAGGACAATTCCATTGGCTAAAAAGCCATTATCCAGAACACCCCCTCCCGTACTTTTTATTAGGACTGACTCAATGGTGGAAAATTGTTCCAAATATTGAGAACACAGCCTATGACGAAGCATTTTTTACTTATATGGATTCAGCTATCTATTATGCTGATATCATGTATAAAAAAGACAAAGATGATCCTGAAGCTTTATTTATCCTTGCAGGTACATGGGCTTTTGAAGGACGTTTAAATGGTGAAAGACATAATTGGACTAAGGCAACGTTTTCAGTTCGTAAGGCACTGAATTATTTTGATAAGCTGAAGTCTATGCCTAAATCCGAACTCACTCCTGAGCTTTTATATGGTGATGGCCTCTATAATTATTATGTAGAGTGGATTAAAGAAAACTACAAAATGCTTCGAGCAGTAATGTGGATGTTCGATAGTGGAGACAAAGAATTAGGAATCGAGCAATTAGAAACTTGTGGTAAAGAAGCATTTTATACCCGAATAGAAGCGATGTATTATTTAATGAAAGTACATTCTTCGAAAGGAGGAAAGATGATTCGAGCGATTCAGATTTCAGAATACTTGCATGAAAAATATCCCAATAACCCTTATTTCCAAAGGTATTATGCTAGGCTACTCTACTACAGTGGAAGATACCCTCAATTGTATAAAGTGAGTAAATCTTTATTGGAGAGAGTCGAACAACATCAGGTGGGTTACGAAGAAATGAGTGGCCGTTATGCTTGTTTCTATTTGGGTGCTTATTACAGGGACTACCTCGGAGATAGAAAAACGGCAGCAGAATATTATAGAAAAGCCATTGAGTATGTTGAGGCCATTAAAGATTATGGCTCGGGTTATTATCATTATTCATTGGCAGCTTTAGCAAGAGATGCTAAAAAAGATGGAGACTTTGAATTGGCCAATGAATACTACTCTAAACTACAAATGTATGCTGTAGGTAGAAAGAAACTACAAACAGAGGCTAAACAGTTTAAGAAAGAGTATAAGAAGCTTAGAAAGCAAAGAAAAAAAGAAGAAAGGAACAGCTAG
- the glgP gene encoding alpha-glucan family phosphorylase, with product MSRFEENFKHPYAYDPKYKKRVAYFCMEFAIDQPFKIYSGGLGFLAGSHMRSAFELNQNFIGIGILWKYGYYDQVRKGNQEMDALFQEKINNFLEDTNIKFTIQVNGHPVWVTAKYLRPGVFNTVPMFFLTTDLPENDYLSQSISHRLYDADASAKVAQYMLLGLGGAKLLDELEYNAEVYHFNEAHALPAAFHLTKKFDGDMQKVKDLLVFTTHTPEEAGNEKHDIHFLNKLGYFNGISLDEVRRITGIDGDTFDHSLACLRLARVANGVSKLHGEVSNDMWNKYGNICRITSITNAQNRTYWADEQLYSALHKEDDDKLIERKQYLKSKLFETVADQTGKLMDPKVLTIVWARRFAAYKRADLITRDKERFNRIMNNPDRPVQIIWAGKPYPMDYGAVSVFNQLVHLSKDYGNMAVLVGYELKLSRKLKQGSDVWLNNPRVPREASGTSGMTSAMNGGINLSTDDGWIPEFANGENSFVLPLADLNAPVHEQDEQDLNSLLDILENEIIPMYYDEPEKWNERVKNSMRDVLPYFDANRMALQYYEKLYNE from the coding sequence ATGTCACGTTTCGAAGAAAACTTCAAACACCCATATGCATACGATCCAAAGTATAAAAAGCGTGTAGCTTATTTCTGTATGGAGTTTGCCATTGATCAACCATTTAAAATCTATTCAGGTGGTCTTGGTTTCCTTGCAGGTTCACACATGCGTTCTGCTTTTGAATTAAACCAAAACTTTATCGGAATTGGTATCCTTTGGAAATATGGTTACTACGATCAAGTTCGTAAGGGTAACCAAGAAATGGATGCTCTTTTCCAAGAGAAAATCAACAACTTCTTAGAAGACACAAACATTAAGTTTACTATTCAAGTAAACGGTCACCCAGTTTGGGTTACAGCTAAGTATTTACGTCCAGGCGTATTCAATACTGTGCCGATGTTCTTCTTAACAACTGACCTTCCAGAAAACGATTACTTATCGCAATCAATTTCTCACCGTCTTTATGACGCTGATGCATCTGCGAAAGTAGCTCAATATATGCTTCTTGGTTTAGGTGGTGCTAAATTATTAGATGAGTTAGAGTACAATGCTGAAGTATACCACTTCAACGAGGCTCACGCTCTTCCTGCAGCATTCCACTTAACAAAGAAATTTGATGGTGATATGCAAAAAGTGAAAGACTTATTAGTATTCACTACGCATACTCCAGAAGAAGCGGGTAACGAAAAACACGATATCCACTTCCTTAATAAATTAGGATACTTCAATGGTATTTCTTTAGATGAAGTAAGACGTATTACTGGCATCGATGGTGATACTTTTGATCACTCATTAGCTTGTCTTCGTCTTGCAAGAGTTGCAAACGGTGTATCAAAACTACACGGTGAGGTATCTAACGATATGTGGAACAAATATGGTAACATTTGCCGTATCACATCTATCACAAACGCTCAAAACCGTACTTACTGGGCTGATGAGCAACTTTATTCTGCACTTCACAAAGAAGATGACGATAAATTAATCGAGCGTAAGCAATACTTAAAATCGAAATTATTCGAAACTGTTGCTGACCAAACTGGTAAATTAATGGACCCTAAGGTCTTAACTATCGTTTGGGCTCGTCGTTTCGCTGCTTATAAGCGTGCTGATTTAATCACTCGTGATAAAGAGCGTTTCAACCGTATCATGAACAACCCTGATCGTCCAGTTCAAATCATTTGGGCAGGTAAGCCTTACCCTATGGACTACGGTGCTGTTTCAGTATTTAACCAATTAGTACACCTTTCTAAGGACTATGGTAACATGGCTGTATTAGTAGGTTACGAATTGAAATTATCTCGTAAGTTAAAGCAAGGTTCTGATGTTTGGTTGAACAACCCTCGTGTACCTCGTGAGGCTTCTGGTACTTCAGGTATGACTTCAGCAATGAACGGTGGTATCAACCTTTCTACTGATGATGGTTGGATTCCTGAATTTGCTAACGGTGAGAACTCATTCGTTCTTCCATTAGCTGACTTGAATGCTCCTGTTCACGAACAAGACGAACAAGATTTAAATAGCTTATTAGATATCTTAGAGAATGAAATCATTCCTATGTATTATGATGAGCCAGAAAAGTGGAACGAGCGTGTGAAAAACTCTATGCGTGATGTTCTTCCTTACTTCGACGCTAACCGTATGGCGTTACAGTACTATGAAAAACTATACAATGAGTAA